atcatttatgtcatatacattgaatgtgttgtatctaagaactgttatgctgctcattctgtacacatgacatctattgcattctgtccatcctgggagaaggatccctcctctgtcgttctcccataggtttcttcctttttttctccctgttaaagggtttttttaggggagtttttcctgtgccgatgtgagggaaggacagaggatgtcgcatgtgcacagattgtaaagccctctgaggcaaatttgtaatttctgattctgggctatacaaaataaactgaattgaattgaattgaatggtCAGGAAATCCCTTCATATGTTTCTGATCTCCAGTTGGAGACTGGAGATCATGCTGTGGTCTCCAGCCAGCTGCTTCTGCCAGTTTGTCACTCCACCTACAGGCCAAATTGCTCCAAAAGCTAGGTGGATCTTCAGCTGGTCACTTGTCCCAGTCTCCAGCTGGATGTCCTGTTTCCCTTCTTGTTAATATGCCAATTAGCTCTTCTATTAGACTCCTAAAGGTCCAATTCTCCCTCCAACAtattctcactcccaaccctTCAAATACAGATGCTTGGTCAGTTGCGGATGTCCGACTTAGCAAGGGTTTCCCAGACATCTCTCTTTCCAGCAATGATTTCCAGCTTTTTCTGGGGAACTCCTGAGACGTTTCCAGGCCTTACAAAATACATAATCTGTCCAGTGTGTTCGGGGGCTACCCCAGGAACTCTTACTAGGAAAAGGCAGGAGGCATCTTGATCAAATGCCCCAACCTTCCCAGCTGGCCTCTTTAGACGTGATAGAGCAGCGGCTCAATTCCGAACTCATTCTGGATGTCTAAGCTCCTTACCCTAACTCGAAAGCTAAGCCTAACCACCAAAGAAAGGAAGCTCAATTTGGCGGCATGTATTCACGATCTCATTCTTTTGGTTACTACCAAAAGCACATGACAACGAGGCTTAGAAaatagatggactggtaaatcgagagctctGCCTTCTGGCTTCACCACAATGATTTGGTACAATGCCTTCATCACTGCTGATACCGCACCAAACTGCCTGTTCATCTCACGCTCCATTTTACCTTCACTCGTGAACAAGACCCTGAGATACTTAAACTCCCTTGCTTGGTGCAATGAACCACTGTTTGTGACAATGAcacactcccaacccagagggcgCTATCCACAGTTTTCCTGCAGAGAACCATGTTGTTAGAGTTGGAGATACTGACTTTATTCTCTGGTGTTAATATTAAGCCAAGACATGCTGCGAGATTGGTTTTTGCAGCTTCTATCAAGTCAAGTACACCTCTGATTGTATAGTTGAAGATATTTAGAAGATCATCTGTAGACATGTTTGGATTTTGGTGAAGGCTTTATGAAAGCTACATGCAGAGTTGGTAATAAGGACACAAGAAGTAATACAAGTATCATGATCCTCCCTGCTAAAGGATAGGTTTGCTACCTGTTGTTGTGTGATTCCCACCTGTGTGATTGCCTGCCCTGCCCTGATTAGTTGCACCTATACTTCTTTACCCTACCACCCCTGTGTGTTTAGCCTAACTGCTAAGCTTCTCTGTTGCCCATTTGTATTAGTATGAGTATTTCCTAGTCTAATGTTGCAGCGTTTTTTCTTATGTATTTCACGTTGATATTAGACCTTACTTCTGTTCCTCTTGACTATGCCTTAACCTTTTGATTTTAGATAACTTAGCCGTAATTTGTACTGAATTCTTGTGTACTGAAGGTCCGCTTCAGTAAAATACCTTTTTGATTCAACCCATACCTTCAAGCCCGATAGGCCCCTTGAAAGGATGCGGACAGTATCCTCTTTctaaacaggaaagagagatTTGCATTACCCCTTCGGGTCTTTAGCTACAGAGTCACATAGTGAAACTTAAGACCTAATGcaatccaaaaaaagaaaaaaacatttctatatttgTCCAAGGatccttcagtttatttgtTATATGTTGACTTCACTGGAGTCAGGCAACAGCTTTTCTAGAGTAGCtagagtagtagtagttttCTAAGTTGCTTCCCTGCCTTGAAAAAGTACACAATGTAAAGACAAATAGATGATCTGCAtgttaaagtgttaaaacaAATGTCGTTGTACCAAGACTTTAACATCTTTATTAAATTCTCACCAGTGTGACCAAGGAGATTTTTCTATCTAATTTCAGCCACCATGCAGTGTCTCTCTACATTATTTTGTTCTCACTTGAGGCAGGCTGCAGTATTTTAAGTGTAACAATGAGCTTGATAGATTTTCTAAACCAGGGGTAGAAAAAGGCATATATCACAGGGTTAAGACAGGAGTTGAAATAGAACAGACATATTACAAAGGCAGCAGATAAGGCATTAAACAAGGTGTCCTGTCCTgtaagtgaaaaacaaaaatatgggCAGAGgcacaatagaaacacaacaataacaacaccaAGAGTCCTGGctgctttcatttcagattttttaacAGTTACACTCACTGAACACTTGAGAGGGAAAGCTGCAGTATGAGATCGCATGGCACGAGCCTGAGACACAGCCACCACAAATACTCTCATATACAGAACTATGATGACAGTGACAGGACcaataaaggacaaaaaaagatcTGCAAGTCCAGCAATGTAGTCAATGACAATGACGCACTCTCCAAAGCAGGAATTATACCTGCCTGGATGTTCAAAATTATCCTTCAGCAACACACTGTTAAGGAAAGCAGAACATAtccaacacagacaaacacacaacttaactcttttttgtgtgactttggtgcaATAATGTAGAGGCTCACAAATAGCCACATATCGGTCAACTGATATGAGCACCACCGTTCCTATTGAGGCAGAGGTAATAATATAGTCGAGAACATTATACAGAATACACACAAGGTCACCGAGGAACCAGCAGCCGTCTATGAGCACAATTTGAAAGAACATGAGGAAGCCAACGAAGAAATCTGagacagccagagagaggaggaggaggttggtgGGTGTGTGGAGCTGCCTGGAAAGATAAGAGAACAACATACTTATCATTATTGGTAGCAGCAATCATCATATTCAGAGACCAATGACTGAAAttgactgaaacacaaaaacacatttctttaacCGTCTGAGATCTGATATTTAGTAATGTTCTGTTCCATTAACCCTTTCTTTCCGTAAAGCTACCAGTTGTATAAattgataaaacatttgaatacttgaagtgggagatggagatgatgacCAACAGGTTCAGAGTCACAGTGAGCAGCGAGATGGAGGACAGTAAAATGTAAGTGAGCATAGATATAGAAAGAGGACGCATGGTCTTCCTGCAGGAGGAGTTGAGGAGTTGTGGAAAGCAAAGTTCAGCTTCTTCAAGGCTTTTCATTCTCAGAGCTAAGAAGACAAGATGCTGCTGAGCTCGTCaaacatataattattattttttcttcctgcacatccctccttcctcttttaCTCTGGGAAAAAAATTCTTAAGTGGGAGTGACTGAACTTCTCCCTTACTGTTTCATCTATCTTCATTGG
The Anoplopoma fimbria isolate UVic2021 breed Golden Eagle Sablefish chromosome 16, Afim_UVic_2022, whole genome shotgun sequence genome window above contains:
- the LOC129104855 gene encoding trace amine-associated receptor 13c-like, which codes for MKSLEEAELCFPQLLNSSCRKTMRPLSISMLTYILLSSISLLTVTLNLLVIISISHFKQLHTPTNLLLLSLAVSDFFVGFLMFFQIVLIDGCWFLGDLVCILYNVLDYIITSASIGTVVLISVDRYVAICEPLHYCTKVTQKRVKLCVCLCWICSAFLNSVLLKDNFEHPGRYNSCFGECVIVIDYIAGLADLFLSFIGPVTVIIVLYMRVFVVAVSQARAMRSHTAAFPLKCSVSVTVKKSEMKAARTLGVVIVVFLLCLCPYFCFSLTGQDTLFNALSAAFVICLFYFNSCLNPVIYAFFYPWFRKSIKLIVTLKILQPASSENKIM